The following proteins are co-located in the Vigna angularis cultivar LongXiaoDou No.4 chromosome 2, ASM1680809v1, whole genome shotgun sequence genome:
- the LOC108327094 gene encoding uncharacterized protein LOC108327094 isoform X2, whose product MDIKTIDKSCSDKTMKGRKAPPSHYTFKINSFSWLSNASVKKCTSEEFEAGGYKWSLSIYPDGNEKEGGKDHVSIDLVLVDTSSLPLDWEINAIVNFSAYNFIDDEYHITQDVRRFHVLKTGWGVAKFIDRSTFYDSSNGYLMDDTCVFGVEVFIVKSTNRGDCLSMFRVPVRCSYTWKFSDFSKSTLDKYESATFVGGNYKWKLRLYPNGMGEGKGNSVSLFLVLDVSTLPANTKLVVENIVRAKNQKIDDSHHLQSKACRKFSNSSSGWGSRQLLALAKLQDPNSGFLVDDTCIFEAELTILGEMVPRTD is encoded by the exons ATGGATATCAAAACCATTGACAAGTCATGTTCTGACAAAACCATGAAAg GAAGAAAAGCCCCACCAAGTCATTACACGTTTAAAATCAACTCCTTCTCATGGCTGTCCAATGCTTCGGTTAAAAAGTGCACCTCGGAAGAATTTGAAGCAGGAGGTTATAAATG GAGCCTGTCAATTTACCCAGATGGGAACGAAAAAGAGGGTGGTAAAGATCATGTTTCTATTGATCTGGTGCTCGTAGACACAAGCTCGTTGCCTCTTGATTGGGAGATCAATGCCATTGTAAACTTTTCTGCATATAATTTTATCGACGATGAATACCATATAACTCAAG ATGTAAGGCGTTTCCATGTGCTGAAAACTGGGTGGGGTGTCGCAAAATTCATTGACAGAAGCACGTTTTACGACTCTTCAAACGGATATCTGATGGACGATACATGCGTGTTTGGAGTCGAGGTTTTCATTGTCAAGAGCACCAACAGAGGCGATTGTTTATCAATGTTTCGAGTACCTGTCCGCTGTTCTTATACTTGGAAATTTAGTGACTTTTCAAAATCAACATTAGACAAGTACGAGTCTGCAACATTTGTCGGAGGAAACTACAAATG GAAGCTGCGCTTATACCCAAATGGAATGGGGGAGGGAAAGGGCAACAGTGTATCATTATTTTTAGTGTTGGATGTCTCAACTCTACCGGCCAACACTAAACTCGTTGTGGAGAACATCGTCCGTGCTAAGAACCAGAAAATTGATGAcagtcatcatcttcaatccaaAG CTTGTCGTAAGTTCTCGAACTCCAGTTCAGGGTGGGGTTCCAGACAACTCCTGGCCTTAGCTAAACTTCAAGATCCAAATTCTGGATTTTTGGTGGACGATACTTGCATCTTTGAAGCTGAATTGACGATTCTTGGCGAAATGGTGCCCCGAACTGATTGA
- the LOC108327094 gene encoding uncharacterized protein LOC108327094 isoform X1 — translation MDIKTIDKSCSDKTMKGRKAPPSHYTFKINSFSWLSNASVKKCTSEEFEAGGYKWSLSIYPDGNEKEGGKDHVSIDLVLVDTSSLPLDWEINAIVNFSAYNFIDDEYHITQETDVRRFHVLKTGWGVAKFIDRSTFYDSSNGYLMDDTCVFGVEVFIVKSTNRGDCLSMFRVPVRCSYTWKFSDFSKSTLDKYESATFVGGNYKWKLRLYPNGMGEGKGNSVSLFLVLDVSTLPANTKLVVENIVRAKNQKIDDSHHLQSKACRKFSNSSSGWGSRQLLALAKLQDPNSGFLVDDTCIFEAELTILGEMVPRTD, via the exons ATGGATATCAAAACCATTGACAAGTCATGTTCTGACAAAACCATGAAAg GAAGAAAAGCCCCACCAAGTCATTACACGTTTAAAATCAACTCCTTCTCATGGCTGTCCAATGCTTCGGTTAAAAAGTGCACCTCGGAAGAATTTGAAGCAGGAGGTTATAAATG GAGCCTGTCAATTTACCCAGATGGGAACGAAAAAGAGGGTGGTAAAGATCATGTTTCTATTGATCTGGTGCTCGTAGACACAAGCTCGTTGCCTCTTGATTGGGAGATCAATGCCATTGTAAACTTTTCTGCATATAATTTTATCGACGATGAATACCATATAACTCAAG AAACAGATGTAAGGCGTTTCCATGTGCTGAAAACTGGGTGGGGTGTCGCAAAATTCATTGACAGAAGCACGTTTTACGACTCTTCAAACGGATATCTGATGGACGATACATGCGTGTTTGGAGTCGAGGTTTTCATTGTCAAGAGCACCAACAGAGGCGATTGTTTATCAATGTTTCGAGTACCTGTCCGCTGTTCTTATACTTGGAAATTTAGTGACTTTTCAAAATCAACATTAGACAAGTACGAGTCTGCAACATTTGTCGGAGGAAACTACAAATG GAAGCTGCGCTTATACCCAAATGGAATGGGGGAGGGAAAGGGCAACAGTGTATCATTATTTTTAGTGTTGGATGTCTCAACTCTACCGGCCAACACTAAACTCGTTGTGGAGAACATCGTCCGTGCTAAGAACCAGAAAATTGATGAcagtcatcatcttcaatccaaAG CTTGTCGTAAGTTCTCGAACTCCAGTTCAGGGTGGGGTTCCAGACAACTCCTGGCCTTAGCTAAACTTCAAGATCCAAATTCTGGATTTTTGGTGGACGATACTTGCATCTTTGAAGCTGAATTGACGATTCTTGGCGAAATGGTGCCCCGAACTGATTGA
- the LOC108346865 gene encoding wee1-like protein kinase yields the protein MKGKSHKIGKKQSRKMKGALTNSTTRHLQLQLGQVSLIPLNQPSSTTSSDVSCFQNLLHSEPPNTSSSRVPLTDDSFADDRYCILSQDFFCTPDYITPDNQHTLNGFDCDMDTPCPKSPEKLNTTKSKRCRPDVMSVQPLSPTFSGDHQPAVELGKDSVDDEFALEKTIAAAKPKGQNYVSQSAIALRFRVMPPPCFRNPFLKDVTEKEIDSFGNQRLKCAGLFPAISGGDGLSRYRADFHEIEQIGGGNFSHVFKVLKRLDGCLYAVKRSIRPLRLETERTKALMEVQALAALGLHQNIVGYYSSWFENEQLYIQMELCDHSLSIRKCPEAFTEAQVLDALFQVANALRFIHEKGMAHLDVKPNNIYVKSGVYKLGDFGCATLLDSSLPIEEGDARYMPQEILNENYDYLDKVDIFSLGASIYELIRRLPLPESGCQYFNLKEGKFPLLPGHSLHLQNLLKVMMDPDPVKRPSARELVENPIFCKKIQRIA from the exons ATGAAGGGGAAAAGCCACAAGATTGGAAAGAAGCAGAGTAGGAAGATGAAGGGCGCGTTGACTAACAGCACCACCAGGCACTTGCAGCTTCAGCTAGGTCAAgtctccctcattcctctcaaccaaCCATCTTCTACCACTTCTTCCGATGTTTCTTGCTTCCAGAACCTTCTGCATTCCGAACCTCCCAACACGTCTTCATCGCGCGTTCCGCTCACCGACGATTCCTTCGCCGACGACAGATACTGTATTCTCAGCCAGGACTTCTTCTG CACTCCGGATTACATCACTCCGGACAATCAGCATACTTTGAATGGCTTTGATTGCGATATG GATACACCATGCCCCAAATCGCCTGAGAAGCTTAACACTACGAAGAGTAAGAGATGTCGACCAG ATGTTATGTCGGTTCAACCTCTCAGCCCCACCTTTTCTGGTGACCATCAGCCAGCTGTGGAACTGGGAAAGGATTCTGTTGACGACGAATTTGCTTTGGAGAAAACAATAGCAGCTGCTAAACCAAAGGGTCAGAATTACGTGTCCCAATCTGCAATTGCATTGCGTTTCCGGGTTATGCCTCCTCCTTGCTTTAGGAACCCATTTTTAAAAGATGTTACAGAAAAGGAGATTGATTCTTTTGGAAACCAAAGATTGAAATGTGCAG GCCTCTTCCCTGCAATCAGTGGTGGTGACGGGCTTTCACGCTATCGTGCTGACTTTCATGAAATTGAG CAAATTGGTGGAGGGAACTTTAGTCATGTTTTCAAAGTATTAAAACGACTAGATGGATGTTTGTATGCTGTTAAACGGAGCATCAGACCGTTACGCCTTGAAACAGAAAG GACAAAAGCTTTGATGGAAGTTCAAGCTTTGGCGGCCCTAG GTTTGCATCAGAACATCGTGGGCTACTATTCTTCATGGTTTGAAAATGAACAGCTGTACATTCAGATGGAGTTATGTGATCACAGCTTATCTATAAGAAAATGCCCAGAGGCATTTACAGAAGCACAAGTGTTAGATGCCTTATTTCAG GTTGCCAATGCTCTGCGATTTATTCACGAGAAGGGAATGGCTCATCTAGATGTGAAACCCAATAATATTTATGTGAAGAGTGGTGTTTATAAACTCGGTGATTTTGGATGTGCGACTCTTCTTGATAGTAGCCTCCCAATTGAAGAGGGTGACGCACGTTATATGCCCCAGGAAATTCTTAATGAAAATTATGATTATCTAGACAAGGTTGATATCTTCTCCTTGGGAGCTTCTATTTATGAACTAATCCGCAGATTGCCTTTGCCAGAATCAGGATGTCAATATTTTAACCTCAAGGAAGGCAAGTTTCCCCTCTTGCCTGGTCATTCCTTGCATCTTCAAAACTTGCTCAAG GTCATGATGGAC